The following proteins are co-located in the Amphiprion ocellaris isolate individual 3 ecotype Okinawa chromosome 7, ASM2253959v1, whole genome shotgun sequence genome:
- the sh3bgr gene encoding SH3 domain-binding glutamic acid-rich protein isoform X6 has translation MVIKVFLASSSGSTAIKKKQQDVVGFLEALKVDYAQLDIACNEENRMWMRQNVPEDKKPANGIPLPPQIFNEEGYCGDYDTFFDAKEDNSVYAFLGLPPPPGSKEAEQADKAHIVENGNHAEEILDDSIEVPVEERNGDAHVEEEQAEEADEEEGEGGEEEAEEEAANDEATEEETAGDEALAEEEEEAVGETDEQAQAEEEEQEEEDLQSEEEEELRQLEEEEEADVQEEEEEDLEETQEEEAE, from the exons ATGGTTATCAAAGTCTTCCTCGCCTCTTCATCGGGATCCACAGCG ATCAAGAAGAAGCAGCAAGATGTGGTCGGCTTCCTGGAGGCTCTTAAAGTGGACTACGCTCAGCTGGACATCGCCTGCAACGAGGAGAACCGCATGTGGATGAGGCAGAACGTCCCCGAGGACAAGAAGCCCGCCAACGGCATCCCCCTCCCCCCGCAGATCTTCAATGAAGAGGGCTACTGCGGG GACTATGACACATTCTTCGATGCCAAGGAGGACAACTCAGTGTATGCCTTCCTGgggctgcctcctcctcctggctCAAAG GAGGCAGAGCAGGCTGACAAGGCCCACATTGTGGAGAACGGGAACCATGCTGAGGAAATCCTTGACGACTCAATA GAGGTTCCAGTGGAGGAGCGTAACGGCGATGCACACGTAGAGGAGGAGCAGGCAGAGGAAGCTGATGAGGAGGAAGGTGAGGGTGgcgaggaggaggcagaggaagaggCTGCCAATGATGAagccacagaagaagaaacggCAGGAGACGAGGCCCttgcagaggaagaggaggaggccgTGGGAGAAACAGACGAG CAGGCCCAAGCAGAAGAGGAAGAGCAG GAGGAAGAGGATTTGCAGTCAGAG GAGGAAGAAGAGCTACGACAGCTTGAG gaagaagaagaggctgATGTACAAGAG gaggaagaagaagacttGGAAGAAACACAG gaGGAAGAGGCTGAGTAG
- the sh3bgr gene encoding SH3 domain-binding glutamic acid-rich protein isoform X20, whose protein sequence is MVIKVFLASSSGSTAIKKKQQDVVGFLEALKVDYAQLDIACNEENRMWMRQNVPEDKKPANGIPLPPQIFNEEGYCGDYDTFFDAKEDNSVYAFLGLPPPPGSKEVPVEERNGDAHVEEEQAEEADEEEGEGGEEEAEEEAANDEATEEETAGDEALAEEEEEAVGETDEVTEDTQAQAEEEEQEEEDLQSEEEEELRQLEEQDDEGSEEEEEADVQEEEEEDLEETQEEEAE, encoded by the exons ATGGTTATCAAAGTCTTCCTCGCCTCTTCATCGGGATCCACAGCG ATCAAGAAGAAGCAGCAAGATGTGGTCGGCTTCCTGGAGGCTCTTAAAGTGGACTACGCTCAGCTGGACATCGCCTGCAACGAGGAGAACCGCATGTGGATGAGGCAGAACGTCCCCGAGGACAAGAAGCCCGCCAACGGCATCCCCCTCCCCCCGCAGATCTTCAATGAAGAGGGCTACTGCGGG GACTATGACACATTCTTCGATGCCAAGGAGGACAACTCAGTGTATGCCTTCCTGgggctgcctcctcctcctggctCAAAG GAGGTTCCAGTGGAGGAGCGTAACGGCGATGCACACGTAGAGGAGGAGCAGGCAGAGGAAGCTGATGAGGAGGAAGGTGAGGGTGgcgaggaggaggcagaggaagaggCTGCCAATGATGAagccacagaagaagaaacggCAGGAGACGAGGCCCttgcagaggaagaggaggaggccgTGGGAGAAACAGACGAGGTCACAGAGGACACA CAGGCCCAAGCAGAAGAGGAAGAGCAG GAGGAAGAGGATTTGCAGTCAGAG GAGGAAGAAGAGCTACGACAGCTTGAG GAGCAAGACGATGAAGGCAGTGAG gaagaagaagaggctgATGTACAAGAG gaggaagaagaagacttGGAAGAAACACAG gaGGAAGAGGCTGAGTAG
- the sh3bgr gene encoding SH3 domain-binding glutamic acid-rich protein isoform X31, whose amino-acid sequence MVIKVFLASSSGSTAIKKKQQDVVGFLEALKVDYAQLDIACNEENRMWMRQNVPEDKKPANGIPLPPQIFNEEGYCGDYDTFFDAKEDNSVYAFLGLPPPPGSKEAEQADKAHIVENGNHAEEILDDSIEVPVEERNGDAHVEEEQAEEADEEEGEGGEEEAEEEAANDEATEEETAGDEALAEEEEEAVGETDEAQAEEEEQEEEAE is encoded by the exons ATGGTTATCAAAGTCTTCCTCGCCTCTTCATCGGGATCCACAGCG ATCAAGAAGAAGCAGCAAGATGTGGTCGGCTTCCTGGAGGCTCTTAAAGTGGACTACGCTCAGCTGGACATCGCCTGCAACGAGGAGAACCGCATGTGGATGAGGCAGAACGTCCCCGAGGACAAGAAGCCCGCCAACGGCATCCCCCTCCCCCCGCAGATCTTCAATGAAGAGGGCTACTGCGGG GACTATGACACATTCTTCGATGCCAAGGAGGACAACTCAGTGTATGCCTTCCTGgggctgcctcctcctcctggctCAAAG GAGGCAGAGCAGGCTGACAAGGCCCACATTGTGGAGAACGGGAACCATGCTGAGGAAATCCTTGACGACTCAATA GAGGTTCCAGTGGAGGAGCGTAACGGCGATGCACACGTAGAGGAGGAGCAGGCAGAGGAAGCTGATGAGGAGGAAGGTGAGGGTGgcgaggaggaggcagaggaagaggCTGCCAATGATGAagccacagaagaagaaacggCAGGAGACGAGGCCCttgcagaggaagaggaggaggccgTGGGAGAAACAGACGAG GCCCAAGCAGAAGAGGAAGAGCAG gaGGAAGAGGCTGAGTAG
- the sh3bgr gene encoding SH3 domain-binding glutamic acid-rich protein isoform X38 — MVIKVFLASSSGSTAIKKKQQDVVGFLEALKVDYAQLDIACNEENRMWMRQNVPEDKKPANGIPLPPQIFNEEGYCGDYDTFFDAKEDNSVYAFLGLPPPPGSKQAQAEEEEQEEEDLQSEEEEELRQLEEQDDEGSEEEEEADVQEEEEEDLEETQEEEAE, encoded by the exons ATGGTTATCAAAGTCTTCCTCGCCTCTTCATCGGGATCCACAGCG ATCAAGAAGAAGCAGCAAGATGTGGTCGGCTTCCTGGAGGCTCTTAAAGTGGACTACGCTCAGCTGGACATCGCCTGCAACGAGGAGAACCGCATGTGGATGAGGCAGAACGTCCCCGAGGACAAGAAGCCCGCCAACGGCATCCCCCTCCCCCCGCAGATCTTCAATGAAGAGGGCTACTGCGGG GACTATGACACATTCTTCGATGCCAAGGAGGACAACTCAGTGTATGCCTTCCTGgggctgcctcctcctcctggctCAAAG CAGGCCCAAGCAGAAGAGGAAGAGCAG GAGGAAGAGGATTTGCAGTCAGAG GAGGAAGAAGAGCTACGACAGCTTGAG GAGCAAGACGATGAAGGCAGTGAG gaagaagaagaggctgATGTACAAGAG gaggaagaagaagacttGGAAGAAACACAG gaGGAAGAGGCTGAGTAG
- the sh3bgr gene encoding SH3 domain-binding glutamic acid-rich protein isoform X42: MVIKVFLASSSGSTAIKKKQQDVVGFLEALKVDYAQLDIACNEENRMWMRQNVPEDKKPANGIPLPPQIFNEEGYCGDYDTFFDAKEDNSVYAFLGLPPPPGSKQAQAEEEEQEEEELRQLEEQDDEGSEEEEEADVQEEEEEDLEETQEEEAE; the protein is encoded by the exons ATGGTTATCAAAGTCTTCCTCGCCTCTTCATCGGGATCCACAGCG ATCAAGAAGAAGCAGCAAGATGTGGTCGGCTTCCTGGAGGCTCTTAAAGTGGACTACGCTCAGCTGGACATCGCCTGCAACGAGGAGAACCGCATGTGGATGAGGCAGAACGTCCCCGAGGACAAGAAGCCCGCCAACGGCATCCCCCTCCCCCCGCAGATCTTCAATGAAGAGGGCTACTGCGGG GACTATGACACATTCTTCGATGCCAAGGAGGACAACTCAGTGTATGCCTTCCTGgggctgcctcctcctcctggctCAAAG CAGGCCCAAGCAGAAGAGGAAGAGCAG GAGGAAGAAGAGCTACGACAGCTTGAG GAGCAAGACGATGAAGGCAGTGAG gaagaagaagaggctgATGTACAAGAG gaggaagaagaagacttGGAAGAAACACAG gaGGAAGAGGCTGAGTAG
- the sh3bgr gene encoding SH3 domain-binding glutamic acid-rich protein isoform X22, with translation MVIKVFLASSSGSTAIKKKQQDVVGFLEALKVDYAQLDIACNEENRMWMRQNVPEDKKPANGIPLPPQIFNEEGYCGDYDTFFDAKEDNSVYAFLGLPPPPGSKEAEQADKAHIVENGNHAEEILDDSIEVPVEERNGDAHVEEEQAEEADEEEGEGGEEEAEEEAANDEATEEETAGDEALAEEEEEAVGETDEQAQAEEEEQEEEEADVQEEEEEDLEETQEEEAE, from the exons ATGGTTATCAAAGTCTTCCTCGCCTCTTCATCGGGATCCACAGCG ATCAAGAAGAAGCAGCAAGATGTGGTCGGCTTCCTGGAGGCTCTTAAAGTGGACTACGCTCAGCTGGACATCGCCTGCAACGAGGAGAACCGCATGTGGATGAGGCAGAACGTCCCCGAGGACAAGAAGCCCGCCAACGGCATCCCCCTCCCCCCGCAGATCTTCAATGAAGAGGGCTACTGCGGG GACTATGACACATTCTTCGATGCCAAGGAGGACAACTCAGTGTATGCCTTCCTGgggctgcctcctcctcctggctCAAAG GAGGCAGAGCAGGCTGACAAGGCCCACATTGTGGAGAACGGGAACCATGCTGAGGAAATCCTTGACGACTCAATA GAGGTTCCAGTGGAGGAGCGTAACGGCGATGCACACGTAGAGGAGGAGCAGGCAGAGGAAGCTGATGAGGAGGAAGGTGAGGGTGgcgaggaggaggcagaggaagaggCTGCCAATGATGAagccacagaagaagaaacggCAGGAGACGAGGCCCttgcagaggaagaggaggaggccgTGGGAGAAACAGACGAG CAGGCCCAAGCAGAAGAGGAAGAGCAG gaagaagaagaggctgATGTACAAGAG gaggaagaagaagacttGGAAGAAACACAG gaGGAAGAGGCTGAGTAG
- the sh3bgr gene encoding SH3 domain-binding glutamic acid-rich protein isoform X12 has product MVIKVFLASSSGSTAIKKKQQDVVGFLEALKVDYAQLDIACNEENRMWMRQNVPEDKKPANGIPLPPQIFNEEGYCGDYDTFFDAKEDNSVYAFLGLPPPPGSKEAEQADKAHIVENGNHAEEILDDSIEVPVEERNGDAHVEEEQAEEADEEEGEGGEEEAEEEAANDEATEEETAGDEALAEEEEEAVGETDEVTEDTQAQAEEEEQEEEDLQSEEEEELRQLEEEEEDLEETQEEEAE; this is encoded by the exons ATGGTTATCAAAGTCTTCCTCGCCTCTTCATCGGGATCCACAGCG ATCAAGAAGAAGCAGCAAGATGTGGTCGGCTTCCTGGAGGCTCTTAAAGTGGACTACGCTCAGCTGGACATCGCCTGCAACGAGGAGAACCGCATGTGGATGAGGCAGAACGTCCCCGAGGACAAGAAGCCCGCCAACGGCATCCCCCTCCCCCCGCAGATCTTCAATGAAGAGGGCTACTGCGGG GACTATGACACATTCTTCGATGCCAAGGAGGACAACTCAGTGTATGCCTTCCTGgggctgcctcctcctcctggctCAAAG GAGGCAGAGCAGGCTGACAAGGCCCACATTGTGGAGAACGGGAACCATGCTGAGGAAATCCTTGACGACTCAATA GAGGTTCCAGTGGAGGAGCGTAACGGCGATGCACACGTAGAGGAGGAGCAGGCAGAGGAAGCTGATGAGGAGGAAGGTGAGGGTGgcgaggaggaggcagaggaagaggCTGCCAATGATGAagccacagaagaagaaacggCAGGAGACGAGGCCCttgcagaggaagaggaggaggccgTGGGAGAAACAGACGAGGTCACAGAGGACACA CAGGCCCAAGCAGAAGAGGAAGAGCAG GAGGAAGAGGATTTGCAGTCAGAG GAGGAAGAAGAGCTACGACAGCTTGAG gaggaagaagaagacttGGAAGAAACACAG gaGGAAGAGGCTGAGTAG
- the sh3bgr gene encoding SH3 domain-binding glutamic acid-rich protein isoform X45, producing MVIKVFLASSSGSTAIKKKQQDVVGFLEALKVDYAQLDIACNEENRMWMRQNVPEDKKPANGIPLPPQIFNEEGYCGDYDTFFDAKEDNSVYAFLGLPPPPGSKAQAEEEEQEEEELRQLEEQDDEGSEEEEEADVQEEEEEDLEETQEEEAE from the exons ATGGTTATCAAAGTCTTCCTCGCCTCTTCATCGGGATCCACAGCG ATCAAGAAGAAGCAGCAAGATGTGGTCGGCTTCCTGGAGGCTCTTAAAGTGGACTACGCTCAGCTGGACATCGCCTGCAACGAGGAGAACCGCATGTGGATGAGGCAGAACGTCCCCGAGGACAAGAAGCCCGCCAACGGCATCCCCCTCCCCCCGCAGATCTTCAATGAAGAGGGCTACTGCGGG GACTATGACACATTCTTCGATGCCAAGGAGGACAACTCAGTGTATGCCTTCCTGgggctgcctcctcctcctggctCAAAG GCCCAAGCAGAAGAGGAAGAGCAG GAGGAAGAAGAGCTACGACAGCTTGAG GAGCAAGACGATGAAGGCAGTGAG gaagaagaagaggctgATGTACAAGAG gaggaagaagaagacttGGAAGAAACACAG gaGGAAGAGGCTGAGTAG
- the sh3bgr gene encoding SH3 domain-binding glutamic acid-rich protein isoform X11, producing MVIKVFLASSSGSTAIKKKQQDVVGFLEALKVDYAQLDIACNEENRMWMRQNVPEDKKPANGIPLPPQIFNEEGYCGDYDTFFDAKEDNSVYAFLGLPPPPGSKEAEQADKAHIVENGNHAEEILDDSIEVPVEERNGDAHVEEEQAEEADEEEGEGGEEEAEEEAANDEATEEETAGDEALAEEEEEAVGETDEVTEDTQAQAEEEEQEEEDLQSEEEEEADVQEEEEEDLEETQEEEAE from the exons ATGGTTATCAAAGTCTTCCTCGCCTCTTCATCGGGATCCACAGCG ATCAAGAAGAAGCAGCAAGATGTGGTCGGCTTCCTGGAGGCTCTTAAAGTGGACTACGCTCAGCTGGACATCGCCTGCAACGAGGAGAACCGCATGTGGATGAGGCAGAACGTCCCCGAGGACAAGAAGCCCGCCAACGGCATCCCCCTCCCCCCGCAGATCTTCAATGAAGAGGGCTACTGCGGG GACTATGACACATTCTTCGATGCCAAGGAGGACAACTCAGTGTATGCCTTCCTGgggctgcctcctcctcctggctCAAAG GAGGCAGAGCAGGCTGACAAGGCCCACATTGTGGAGAACGGGAACCATGCTGAGGAAATCCTTGACGACTCAATA GAGGTTCCAGTGGAGGAGCGTAACGGCGATGCACACGTAGAGGAGGAGCAGGCAGAGGAAGCTGATGAGGAGGAAGGTGAGGGTGgcgaggaggaggcagaggaagaggCTGCCAATGATGAagccacagaagaagaaacggCAGGAGACGAGGCCCttgcagaggaagaggaggaggccgTGGGAGAAACAGACGAGGTCACAGAGGACACA CAGGCCCAAGCAGAAGAGGAAGAGCAG GAGGAAGAGGATTTGCAGTCAGAG gaagaagaagaggctgATGTACAAGAG gaggaagaagaagacttGGAAGAAACACAG gaGGAAGAGGCTGAGTAG
- the sh3bgr gene encoding SH3 domain-binding glutamic acid-rich protein isoform X4, which yields MVIKVFLASSSGSTAIKKKQQDVVGFLEALKVDYAQLDIACNEENRMWMRQNVPEDKKPANGIPLPPQIFNEEGYCGDYDTFFDAKEDNSVYAFLGLPPPPGSKEAEQADKAHIVENGNHAEEILDDSIEVPVEERNGDAHVEEEQAEEADEEEGEGGEEEAEEEAANDEATEEETAGDEALAEEEEEAVGETDEVTEDTQAQAEEEEQEEEDLQSEEEEELRQLEEEEEADVQEEEEEDLEETQEEEAE from the exons ATGGTTATCAAAGTCTTCCTCGCCTCTTCATCGGGATCCACAGCG ATCAAGAAGAAGCAGCAAGATGTGGTCGGCTTCCTGGAGGCTCTTAAAGTGGACTACGCTCAGCTGGACATCGCCTGCAACGAGGAGAACCGCATGTGGATGAGGCAGAACGTCCCCGAGGACAAGAAGCCCGCCAACGGCATCCCCCTCCCCCCGCAGATCTTCAATGAAGAGGGCTACTGCGGG GACTATGACACATTCTTCGATGCCAAGGAGGACAACTCAGTGTATGCCTTCCTGgggctgcctcctcctcctggctCAAAG GAGGCAGAGCAGGCTGACAAGGCCCACATTGTGGAGAACGGGAACCATGCTGAGGAAATCCTTGACGACTCAATA GAGGTTCCAGTGGAGGAGCGTAACGGCGATGCACACGTAGAGGAGGAGCAGGCAGAGGAAGCTGATGAGGAGGAAGGTGAGGGTGgcgaggaggaggcagaggaagaggCTGCCAATGATGAagccacagaagaagaaacggCAGGAGACGAGGCCCttgcagaggaagaggaggaggccgTGGGAGAAACAGACGAGGTCACAGAGGACACA CAGGCCCAAGCAGAAGAGGAAGAGCAG GAGGAAGAGGATTTGCAGTCAGAG GAGGAAGAAGAGCTACGACAGCTTGAG gaagaagaagaggctgATGTACAAGAG gaggaagaagaagacttGGAAGAAACACAG gaGGAAGAGGCTGAGTAG
- the sh3bgr gene encoding SH3 domain-binding glutamic acid-rich protein isoform X7, protein MVIKVFLASSSGSTAIKKKQQDVVGFLEALKVDYAQLDIACNEENRMWMRQNVPEDKKPANGIPLPPQIFNEEGYCGDYDTFFDAKEDNSVYAFLGLPPPPGSKEAEQADKAHIVENGNHAEEILDDSIEVPVEERNGDAHVEEEQAEEADEEEGEGGEEEAEEEAANDEATEEETAGDEALAEEEEEAVGETDEQAQAEEEEQEEEELRQLEEQDDEGSEEEEEADVQEEEEEDLEETQEEEAE, encoded by the exons ATGGTTATCAAAGTCTTCCTCGCCTCTTCATCGGGATCCACAGCG ATCAAGAAGAAGCAGCAAGATGTGGTCGGCTTCCTGGAGGCTCTTAAAGTGGACTACGCTCAGCTGGACATCGCCTGCAACGAGGAGAACCGCATGTGGATGAGGCAGAACGTCCCCGAGGACAAGAAGCCCGCCAACGGCATCCCCCTCCCCCCGCAGATCTTCAATGAAGAGGGCTACTGCGGG GACTATGACACATTCTTCGATGCCAAGGAGGACAACTCAGTGTATGCCTTCCTGgggctgcctcctcctcctggctCAAAG GAGGCAGAGCAGGCTGACAAGGCCCACATTGTGGAGAACGGGAACCATGCTGAGGAAATCCTTGACGACTCAATA GAGGTTCCAGTGGAGGAGCGTAACGGCGATGCACACGTAGAGGAGGAGCAGGCAGAGGAAGCTGATGAGGAGGAAGGTGAGGGTGgcgaggaggaggcagaggaagaggCTGCCAATGATGAagccacagaagaagaaacggCAGGAGACGAGGCCCttgcagaggaagaggaggaggccgTGGGAGAAACAGACGAG CAGGCCCAAGCAGAAGAGGAAGAGCAG GAGGAAGAAGAGCTACGACAGCTTGAG GAGCAAGACGATGAAGGCAGTGAG gaagaagaagaggctgATGTACAAGAG gaggaagaagaagacttGGAAGAAACACAG gaGGAAGAGGCTGAGTAG
- the sh3bgr gene encoding SH3 domain-binding glutamic acid-rich protein isoform X24: protein MVIKVFLASSSGSTAIKKKQQDVVGFLEALKVDYAQLDIACNEENRMWMRQNVPEDKKPANGIPLPPQIFNEEGYCGDYDTFFDAKEDNSVYAFLGLPPPPGSKEAEQADKAHIVENGNHAEEILDDSIEVPVEERNGDAHVEEEQAEEADEEEGEGGEEEAEEEAANDEATEEETAGDEALAEEEEEAVGETDEAQAEEEEQEEEEADVQEEEEEDLEETQEEEAE from the exons ATGGTTATCAAAGTCTTCCTCGCCTCTTCATCGGGATCCACAGCG ATCAAGAAGAAGCAGCAAGATGTGGTCGGCTTCCTGGAGGCTCTTAAAGTGGACTACGCTCAGCTGGACATCGCCTGCAACGAGGAGAACCGCATGTGGATGAGGCAGAACGTCCCCGAGGACAAGAAGCCCGCCAACGGCATCCCCCTCCCCCCGCAGATCTTCAATGAAGAGGGCTACTGCGGG GACTATGACACATTCTTCGATGCCAAGGAGGACAACTCAGTGTATGCCTTCCTGgggctgcctcctcctcctggctCAAAG GAGGCAGAGCAGGCTGACAAGGCCCACATTGTGGAGAACGGGAACCATGCTGAGGAAATCCTTGACGACTCAATA GAGGTTCCAGTGGAGGAGCGTAACGGCGATGCACACGTAGAGGAGGAGCAGGCAGAGGAAGCTGATGAGGAGGAAGGTGAGGGTGgcgaggaggaggcagaggaagaggCTGCCAATGATGAagccacagaagaagaaacggCAGGAGACGAGGCCCttgcagaggaagaggaggaggccgTGGGAGAAACAGACGAG GCCCAAGCAGAAGAGGAAGAGCAG gaagaagaagaggctgATGTACAAGAG gaggaagaagaagacttGGAAGAAACACAG gaGGAAGAGGCTGAGTAG
- the sh3bgr gene encoding SH3 domain-binding glutamic acid-rich protein isoform X23, whose product MVIKVFLASSSGSTAIKKKQQDVVGFLEALKVDYAQLDIACNEENRMWMRQNVPEDKKPANGIPLPPQIFNEEGYCGDYDTFFDAKEDNSVYAFLGLPPPPGSKEAEQADKAHIVENGNHAEEILDDSIEVPVEERNGDAHVEEEQAEEADEEEGEGGEEEAEEEAANDEATEEETAGDEALAEEEEEAVGETDEQAQAEEEEQEEEELRQLEEEEEDLEETQEEEAE is encoded by the exons ATGGTTATCAAAGTCTTCCTCGCCTCTTCATCGGGATCCACAGCG ATCAAGAAGAAGCAGCAAGATGTGGTCGGCTTCCTGGAGGCTCTTAAAGTGGACTACGCTCAGCTGGACATCGCCTGCAACGAGGAGAACCGCATGTGGATGAGGCAGAACGTCCCCGAGGACAAGAAGCCCGCCAACGGCATCCCCCTCCCCCCGCAGATCTTCAATGAAGAGGGCTACTGCGGG GACTATGACACATTCTTCGATGCCAAGGAGGACAACTCAGTGTATGCCTTCCTGgggctgcctcctcctcctggctCAAAG GAGGCAGAGCAGGCTGACAAGGCCCACATTGTGGAGAACGGGAACCATGCTGAGGAAATCCTTGACGACTCAATA GAGGTTCCAGTGGAGGAGCGTAACGGCGATGCACACGTAGAGGAGGAGCAGGCAGAGGAAGCTGATGAGGAGGAAGGTGAGGGTGgcgaggaggaggcagaggaagaggCTGCCAATGATGAagccacagaagaagaaacggCAGGAGACGAGGCCCttgcagaggaagaggaggaggccgTGGGAGAAACAGACGAG CAGGCCCAAGCAGAAGAGGAAGAGCAG GAGGAAGAAGAGCTACGACAGCTTGAG gaggaagaagaagacttGGAAGAAACACAG gaGGAAGAGGCTGAGTAG
- the sh3bgr gene encoding SH3 domain-binding glutamic acid-rich protein isoform X33 has translation MVIKVFLASSSGSTAIKKKQQDVVGFLEALKVDYAQLDIACNEENRMWMRQNVPEDKKPANGIPLPPQIFNEEGYCGDYDTFFDAKEDNSVYAFLGLPPPPGSKEAEQADKAHIVENGNHAEEILDDSIAQAEEEEQEEEDLQSEEEEELRQLEEQDDEGSEEEEEADVQEEEEEDLEETQEEEAE, from the exons ATGGTTATCAAAGTCTTCCTCGCCTCTTCATCGGGATCCACAGCG ATCAAGAAGAAGCAGCAAGATGTGGTCGGCTTCCTGGAGGCTCTTAAAGTGGACTACGCTCAGCTGGACATCGCCTGCAACGAGGAGAACCGCATGTGGATGAGGCAGAACGTCCCCGAGGACAAGAAGCCCGCCAACGGCATCCCCCTCCCCCCGCAGATCTTCAATGAAGAGGGCTACTGCGGG GACTATGACACATTCTTCGATGCCAAGGAGGACAACTCAGTGTATGCCTTCCTGgggctgcctcctcctcctggctCAAAG GAGGCAGAGCAGGCTGACAAGGCCCACATTGTGGAGAACGGGAACCATGCTGAGGAAATCCTTGACGACTCAATA GCCCAAGCAGAAGAGGAAGAGCAG GAGGAAGAGGATTTGCAGTCAGAG GAGGAAGAAGAGCTACGACAGCTTGAG GAGCAAGACGATGAAGGCAGTGAG gaagaagaagaggctgATGTACAAGAG gaggaagaagaagacttGGAAGAAACACAG gaGGAAGAGGCTGAGTAG
- the sh3bgr gene encoding SH3 domain-binding glutamic acid-rich protein isoform X9, whose amino-acid sequence MVIKVFLASSSGSTAIKKKQQDVVGFLEALKVDYAQLDIACNEENRMWMRQNVPEDKKPANGIPLPPQIFNEEGYCGDYDTFFDAKEDNSVYAFLGLPPPPGSKEAEQADKAHIVENGNHAEEILDDSIEVPVEERNGDAHVEEEQAEEADEEEGEGGEEEAEEEAANDEATEEETAGDEALAEEEEEAVGETDEAQAEEEEQEEEELRQLEEQDDEGSEEEEEADVQEEEEEDLEETQEEEAE is encoded by the exons ATGGTTATCAAAGTCTTCCTCGCCTCTTCATCGGGATCCACAGCG ATCAAGAAGAAGCAGCAAGATGTGGTCGGCTTCCTGGAGGCTCTTAAAGTGGACTACGCTCAGCTGGACATCGCCTGCAACGAGGAGAACCGCATGTGGATGAGGCAGAACGTCCCCGAGGACAAGAAGCCCGCCAACGGCATCCCCCTCCCCCCGCAGATCTTCAATGAAGAGGGCTACTGCGGG GACTATGACACATTCTTCGATGCCAAGGAGGACAACTCAGTGTATGCCTTCCTGgggctgcctcctcctcctggctCAAAG GAGGCAGAGCAGGCTGACAAGGCCCACATTGTGGAGAACGGGAACCATGCTGAGGAAATCCTTGACGACTCAATA GAGGTTCCAGTGGAGGAGCGTAACGGCGATGCACACGTAGAGGAGGAGCAGGCAGAGGAAGCTGATGAGGAGGAAGGTGAGGGTGgcgaggaggaggcagaggaagaggCTGCCAATGATGAagccacagaagaagaaacggCAGGAGACGAGGCCCttgcagaggaagaggaggaggccgTGGGAGAAACAGACGAG GCCCAAGCAGAAGAGGAAGAGCAG GAGGAAGAAGAGCTACGACAGCTTGAG GAGCAAGACGATGAAGGCAGTGAG gaagaagaagaggctgATGTACAAGAG gaggaagaagaagacttGGAAGAAACACAG gaGGAAGAGGCTGAGTAG